The following proteins come from a genomic window of Sphaerisporangium rubeum:
- a CDS encoding gamma-glutamyl-gamma-aminobutyrate hydrolase family protein — MGTYRPVIGITCYVEPAAFTVWRMTAALLPYDYVERVAAAGGQPVIVPPSGDPAPLVERLDGLIVAGGGDLDPARYGAAPHDRTGYVRGFRDEAEFALVGAALAAGLPLLGICRGLQVLNVHLGGTLHQHLPDVVGHAAHAPAPGEFGHLPVRVAEGSKLAGVLGAGPADAAHYHHQAVDRLGDGLTVSAVAEDGTVEAVELAGHPFALGVQWHPETSADSPLFSALVASAAPASRW, encoded by the coding sequence ATGGGGACGTACCGGCCGGTCATCGGCATCACCTGCTACGTCGAACCCGCCGCCTTCACCGTATGGCGGATGACGGCCGCGCTGCTGCCGTACGACTACGTCGAGCGGGTCGCGGCGGCCGGCGGCCAGCCCGTGATCGTGCCACCCAGCGGGGACCCGGCGCCGCTCGTGGAGCGGCTGGACGGGCTCATCGTCGCCGGCGGCGGCGACCTGGACCCCGCCAGGTACGGCGCGGCGCCGCACGACCGGACCGGGTACGTGCGCGGCTTCCGGGACGAGGCGGAGTTCGCGCTGGTCGGCGCGGCGCTCGCCGCCGGGTTGCCGCTGCTCGGCATCTGCCGCGGCCTGCAGGTGCTCAACGTCCACCTCGGCGGCACCCTGCACCAGCACCTGCCGGACGTCGTCGGCCACGCGGCGCACGCGCCGGCACCCGGTGAGTTCGGTCACCTGCCGGTGCGGGTCGCCGAAGGCAGCAAGCTGGCCGGCGTGCTCGGCGCCGGGCCGGCCGACGCCGCGCACTACCACCACCAGGCGGTGGACCGGCTCGGCGACGGGCTGACGGTGTCCGCCGTCGCCGAGGACGGCACCGTCGAGGCGGTCGAGCTCGCGGGACACCCGTTCGCGCTCGGCGTGCAGTGGCACCCCGAGACCTCCGCCGACAGCCCCCTGTTCTCCGCCTTGGTGGCCTCCGCCGCGCCTGCCTCCCGTTGGTAG
- a CDS encoding 3-oxoacyl-ACP reductase produces MQRLQDRVAVITGAAGGIGLATARRLAEEGAKVVCADLDEEGGAKIADEVGGLFVRVDVTSEEDVARMFETAVETYGRLDVAFNNAGISPPDDDSILTTGIEAWRRVQEVNLTSVYLCCKHAIPHMRRQGKGSIINTASFVAVMGSATSQISYTASKGGVLSMTRELGVQFAREGIRVNALCPGPVDTPLLRELFAKDPERAQRRLVHVPMGRFAEASEIAAAVAFLASDDASFITGAEFLVDGGISGAYVTPL; encoded by the coding sequence ATGCAACGTCTGCAGGACCGTGTCGCCGTGATCACCGGAGCGGCGGGAGGCATCGGGCTCGCCACCGCGCGCCGGCTCGCCGAGGAAGGCGCCAAGGTCGTGTGCGCCGACCTCGACGAGGAGGGAGGTGCCAAGATCGCCGACGAGGTCGGCGGGCTGTTCGTCCGGGTCGACGTCACCAGCGAGGAGGACGTGGCCCGCATGTTCGAGACGGCCGTCGAGACGTACGGCCGTCTGGACGTCGCCTTCAACAACGCCGGCATCTCGCCGCCGGACGACGACTCCATCCTGACCACCGGCATCGAGGCGTGGCGGCGGGTGCAGGAGGTCAACCTCACCAGCGTGTACCTGTGCTGCAAGCACGCCATCCCGCACATGCGGCGGCAGGGCAAGGGGTCCATCATCAACACCGCGTCGTTCGTCGCGGTGATGGGGTCGGCGACGTCCCAGATCTCCTACACCGCGTCCAAAGGCGGCGTGCTGTCCATGACCAGGGAACTCGGCGTGCAGTTCGCACGCGAAGGGATCCGCGTGAACGCGCTGTGCCCGGGGCCGGTGGACACGCCGTTGCTGCGGGAACTGTTCGCCAAGGACCCCGAGCGTGCGCAACGGCGGCTGGTGCACGTGCCGATGGGCCGGTTCGCCGAGGCGTCCGAGATCGCCGCGGCGGTCGCGTTCCTCGCCTCCGACGACGCGAGCTTCATCACCGGGGCCGAGTTCCTGGTGGACGGCGGCATCTCCGGCGCGTACGTCACCCCGCTGTGA